GCCGACGCCAGCCCGAAGCGGATGCCGAGCCGGGGCAGGGGCAGTTGCCAGTCGCCCTCGGGCGTCACCGAGACGCACAGCCGCAGCCGGTTCCCGTCGGCTGTCCAGCGGTACACCGTCCGCAGGGCGACCTCGGCGGCCGCGGGCGCCACCCGGGTCCGTACCGTCAGCGCGTCCCCGCCCACCTCGACGCCGTCCAGCCGGTGCTGCATCCGGTGCAGGCCGAGCCTGCGCCACAGCGGCCCGTAACGGGCGTCGGGCTGCCAGGGGGCCCCTTCGTCGTTGTCGGTGGGGGCGCGCCAGACGTCCAGGCGGAGCCCCGTCACCTCCACGCCGCCGACGGCACGCAGGGCGCCGGTGCGGGCGTCGAAGGCCGCCGGTCCCAGGCGCAGCAGCGGTCCGTCGGCGGCCGGGGACGCGGTGGCGGCCGGCACGACGGACTCCCGCCGGCCGACGGGAAGCTGCGCCCAGGCCACTTCGTGACCCCGTTCGCCCCACGGCGTGTCCCGCGCCAGCAGGGCCCGTACCGTCCACTGGGTCTCGGCCCCGGTGGGGGCGTCGGGCGGCGCGGGCAGCTTCACGTCGGCCGACTCGCCCGGCGTGAGCGGCGGGACGGACAGCGGGCCGGACTCGGCCGTCTCACCGTCCACCTGGTAGGACCACTCGAAGGCGAGCGCGGACAGGTCGGCGAAGTCGTGGGTGTTGGTGACACGGACCGCGCCGGACGGGCCGTCGCCGTCGATCCGGACCGGCTCGATCACCTTCTTGAACTCGGTCAGCCCCGGTGACGGCGTCCGGTCGGGGAAGACCAGGCCGTCGCACACGAAGTTGCCGTCGTGCAGTTCCTCGCCGAAGTCGCCGCCGTAGGCGAAGCCCAGCTCCGGGTGGGCCACGCCGTGGTCGATCCACTCCCAGACGAAGCCGCCCTGGAGCCGGTCGTGGGACTCGAAGATCCGCTGGTAGTCGGCGAGGCCGCCGGGGCCGTTGCCCATGGCGTGGCCGTACTCGCAGAGAATGAAGGGCAGCGCGCGGCGCTTGTGCGTGCCGCCGTCCAGCCCGCGGCCGATCCTGTCGACCTCGGCGTGGGGGGCGTACATCCGCGAGTACACATCGGTGTCGCGGCAGTCGACGTCGCCCTCGTAGTGCACGAGGCGGGAGTCGTCGCGGCCGTGGATCCACTCGGCCATGGCGGTCAGCCCGCGTCCGGTGCCGGCCTCGTTGCCGAGGGACCAGACGACGACCGACGGGTGGTTCTTGTCCCGCTCGACCATCCGGGCGGCACGGTCGAGCAGGGCCGGGGTCCAGCGGTCGTCGTCGCAGGGGTTGTCCCGCCAGGACTGCGTGACGAAGCCGTGGGTCTCCAGGTCGCACTCGTCGACGACCCACAGGCCGTACTCGTCGCACAGGTCGAGGAAGGCCGGGTGCGGCGGGTAGTGGGAGGTGCGGACGGCGTTGACGTTGTGCCGCTTCATCAGCAGCACGTCCGCGCGCATGGTCTCGACGTCGAGGGCACGGCCGCGCTCGGGGTGCCACTCGTGCCGGTTGACGCCCTTGAACAGGACCGACCTCCCGTTGACCTTGATCAGGCCGTCCTCGAGGGCGACGGTGCGGAACCCGACGCGCAGCGCGACGCGTTCGCCCTCGGTGGCCAGGACGCCCTCGTAGAGGCGTGGGGTCTCGGCGGTCCAGGGCTCGACGGCGACGGTGACCGGCTCGCCGGTGGCGATGTCGACGGACAACTCCGGGACGGTGACCCGGCCGGGCACGTCGGAGTCGACGCGCAGGGTGCCCTCGCCGGTGAGGTGGTCGTAGGAGGCGTGCACGAAGAAGTCGCGCGCGCCGCCCACCGGGCGGTGCAGCAGGGTGACGTCACGGAAGATGCCCGGCAGCCACCACTGGTCCTGGTCCTCCAGGTAGGAGCCCGCCGACCACTGGTGCACCCGGACCGCGAGCACGTTGCCGACCCGTTTCAGCAGCTGGGCGACCTCGAACTCGTGGGGCAGGCGGGAGCCCTTGAACTCGCCGAGTTCCGTGCCGTTCAGCCAGACGCGGGCGCACGACTCGACGCCGTCGAAGCGCAGCACCGCGTCCCCGGTCTCCGGCCAGCCGTCGGGCAGGTCGAAGTGGCGCAGGTGGTCGCCGGTGGGGTTGTCGGTGGGGACGTGCGGGGGGTCGACCGGGAAGGGGTAGAGGTGGTTGGTGTAGGCGGGCGCCCCGTGGCCCTGGAGGACCCAGTGGCCGGGGACGGCGACCTGCGGCCAGGCCCCGGCGTCGTAGCCGGGCTCGGCGAAGGAGTCGTCCTCGGCGTCGGCGGTCGGCGACAGCCGGAAGCGCCAGTCGCCGTTGAGGGACAGCCGGGCCGCGTCCGAGGCGTACCGGGCACGGGGCGGCAGGGCCCCGCGGCCCGGTGCGACGTCCTCGACGTAGCCGGCGGAGGGTGTGGTGGTGCGCAGGGACATCGGTCTCCTAGGTCAGCCTCTGATGCCGGTCTGCGCGATCCCCTGCACCAGCCGGCGCTGCAGGAAGAGGAACACGAACACCAGGGGCAGGATGGAAAGGGCGGTGGCCATGAAGATCAGGTGGTGGTTGACGGCCTGGGTGATGTACGAGGAGAGGGCGACCTGGACGGTCCGGGCGCCGGGGTCGTGGCCGACGACCAGCGGCCACAGGAACGCGCTCCAGCCGTGGACGAAGGTGATCGTCGCGATCGCCGCGAAGAAGTGCAGCGAGTCGGGCACCACGACACGCCAGGACGCACCCCAGTGGCCGAGCCCGTCCACGCGTGCCGCCTCCTCCAGCTCCTTGGGGACCCCGAGGAAGTACTGCGGGACGCGGGGTCAGTCGTCCAGGACGCCCCGGAGGAACGCGTTGCGGAACGTGCCCGCCGGATCCAGCTCCCGCGTCAGCCGCCGGAAGTCCGCGAGCCTCGGGAACCGCTCCCGCACCACCGCCCCCGGCAGTGCGAACACCTTGCCCCAGTGCGGCCGCGCGTCGAACGCGTCGAGCGCCTCCTCCACCCGGCGCACCACCGGCAGCACCGCCGCCGTGTCCGGGACCCAGGTGAAGTGCACGGCCACGCTGTCCCGCCCGTACGCGGGGCTCAGCCACTGCGCGTCGGCGGCCACCGTGCGCACCTCGCAGGTCTGCACGACCGGCGCCAGGACCGTACGGATCGCGTCGAGGGCGTGCAGCGCGTCGACGGCGCGGGACCGCGGCATCAGATACTCCGACTGCAACTCGGCGCCGCTGCTCGGTGTGAACTCGGCACGGAAGTGCGGCAGGCGCTCGTGCCACGGCCCGGGGACGCCGAACTGCTGGGTGCAGTTGACCGCGGGCATCCCCGGCACCGGGTGCAGCGCCCGCCGCGCGGGCGCGGCCCAGGGGAAGCCGGGCATCGGCCGGTCGGTGCGCCGCTTGACCCACACCTGCCGGAAGCCGGGCTCGCGCCAGTCGGTGAACAGGCTGACGCTGTACGCCACCGCCATGACCGCCTCGAAGTCCAGTCCCGTCAGCGGCAGTTCGGTGAAGACGTGCTGCTCGACCTCGAACGCCGGCTCCAGATCGAGGGTGAGGGCCGTGACGACTCCCAGCGCGCCCAGGGAGGTGACCGCGCCGCCGAAGCGTTCCTCGCCGCGGGCGACCGAGACGGTCGTGCCGTCGGCGGTGATCAGCTCGACCTCCCGCACCGCGGCGGCCAGGGGCGCGTTGCCGACACCGGAGCCATGGGTGCCGGTCGCCACCGAGCCGGCGACGGAGATGTGCGGCAGGGAGGCCATGTTGGCCAGGGCGAGGCCGCGCGCGTGGACCCGGCGGGCGAGCTCGGCGTACCGGACGCCGCCCGAGACGCGCACCGTACGGGCCGTCGTGTCGACGTCGATCCCGGGCGGCAGGGCGTCCAGAGAGAGCAGCACGCCCTCGGGGCCCGGATCGGCCACCTCGTTGAACGAGTGCCCACTGCCCAGCACCCGCACCCGCGGGCCGGCCGCGACGAGGGAGCGCAGCGCGTCGAGCGAGTGCGGGCGGTGCACCTCCTTGGCGGCGTAGGTGATGTTGCCCGCCCAGTTGGTCACGGTGCCCGTCATGCGGTCGCTCCTGTCCCACGTGTGGTGTCGACGTAGGAGACCAGCAAACCACCCCCGGTCACCACGTCACCCGGCGCAACACCTCCCTGGCTGCGGCCCGCGCGATCACGATCGGCAGGACCGCTTCCGGCGCTCCCGCCGGACCCGGATGCAGGGCCCGGGAGGCGGGGGGCATACCGTGAGGAGTCGAACATCGCAGCACGCCACCGCAGGGAGGAGACACGAGGATGAGCAGCCGCACCGCGCTCGTCGAGGATCTGATGGAGCGCTTCCCGCACGTGCCGCGGGAGGCCGTCTTCAAGGAGGACCTGCTCCGGGGCGGTGTCGCCTTCGATCCGTCCGCGCTCAGCGACAACGAGGGCGGTGAGGTCAAGCCGAAGTCGTACTTCATCTTCTCCTTCGACCACGGCACCCTGCCCGAGCTGGGCGAGGCGGCGCTGCGCCGGCCGCCGGAGGAGATCATCCTCACCGGCGGCCCCTACGACCTGCGGCGCACCGTCGTCTCGGTGCGCGTGAACCCGTCGTCGCCGTACCGCGTGGCCGCCGACGACCAGGGCGTGCTCGGCCTCTACCTCGACGGCAGGCGGATCGCCGACGTCGGCGTGCCGCCCATGCCGGAGTACTACCGGCACAAGCTCGCCAACGGGAAGTCCGTGATGGAGGTCGCCCCGACCATCCAGTGGGGCTACCTGATCTACCTGACCGTCTTCCGGGTCTGCCAGTACTTCGGCGCCAAGGAGGAGTGCCAGTACTGCGACATCAATCACAACTGGCGCCAGCACAAGGCGGCGGGGCGGCCGTACACCGGGGTGAAGGACGTCGAGGAGGTCCTGGAGGCCCTGGAGATCATCGACCGCTACGACACCGCCAAGGCGTCCACCGCGTACACGCTGACCGGCGGCGCGATCACGAAGACGGTCTCCGGCCGCGACGAGGCCGACTTCTACGGCCACTACGCCAAGGCCATCGAGGAGCGCTTCCCGGGCCGGTGGATCGGCAAGGTCGTCGCCCAGGCGCTGCCGCGCGACGACGTGCAGCGGTTCAAGGACTACGGCGTGCAGATCTACCACCCCAACTACGAGGTGTGGGACGAGTACCTGTTCAAGATGTACTGCCCGGGCAAGGAGCGCTACGTCGGCCGCGACGAGTGGCACCGGCGCATCCTCGACTCGGCCGAGGTCTTCGGCGCCCGCAACGTCATCCCCAACTTCGTCGCGGGCGTGGAGATGGCGGAGCCCTTCGGCTTCAAGACCGTCGACGAGGCCATCGCCTCCACCACCGAGGGCCTGCGCTTCTTCATGTCGCACGGCATCACGCCCCGGTTCACCACCTGGTGCCCCGAGCCCACGACGCCGCTCGGCAAGGCCAACCCGCAGGGGGCGCCGCTGGAGTACCACATCCGGCTGCTGGAGGCCTACCGCGCCACCATGGACGACTTCGGCCTCACCTCCCCGCCCGGCTACGGCCCGCCCGGTCCCGGCCGCGCCGTCTTCTCCGTCAGCTCCTTCATGGACAGCCTCCCCGCCCTGGAGGAGCAGGAGGAACCGCGGCCGGCTCCGCACGCGGCGAAGGCGTAGTCCGTCGTGGTCGTCCGTCCGCCCGTCCGGACACAGGGGAGTGTCGCGACGGGCGGCGGACGGACGCGGGCGGCCGGGCGGCGCACCGCCGGTGGTGCCGCGATGCGGAAACCCGTCTTGTCAGTTGTGTCGAAAGCGTGAAAGGCTCTTGCCCTGCCCCGAGGTTTCCCCACAACTCTTCTGTCTCCACGGTGAGTTGACCTCGACCGATGCAGGAGACACATGCCCGACCCGCCGACCCCCCAGGACGCCACCGAGGCGGCGCTGTTCTCCGAGTGCTGGGACACGGTGCTGTCGTACGCCGACCTGTGCACGGCCGGATCGGCGGCCGCGACACAGCTCGCCCGGGAGGCGTTCGCCCGCGGCATGCGCGAGGCCCGCACCACGGATTCCCCACAGCACCGCAACGCCGGCCGCCGCCCGCCCCGACTGCCCCGGACACCCCTCCTCCTGACCGCCGTCCGCACCACGGCGGCCGACTGGGAGACGCAGGGCCACGGCCACCGGCTCGACCCCGAACTGCGCCTGTGGCTCCACTCCGACGGCGCCGCCCGCCACACCGGCCCCCCACTGCGCCGCCCGCTCGCCCTGCGCGCCCTGCGCGACATGCAGGGCCCCGACGCCGAACTGCTGTGGCTGGCCGAGGTGGAGGCCCTGCCCCTGTCCGTGGTCGCCCGCCGCCTCGGCCTCGACCCCGCGGGAGCCGCCGGCGAACTCACCCACGTGCGGAGCCTGTTCCGGGACCGCTGCCTGCGCGCCCATCTCGACACGCCGATGGACCCGCAGTGCCGCACGTACGCCCGACTGCTCGACGCCGTCACCCGCACACCGGTCGCCGACACCCCCGACGACCTCTCCCGGCACCTCGCCCGCTGCGTGCCGTGCGCGGAGGCCGCGGCCTGCCTGCGGCTGCCCGGCGGCGGGCTGCCCGGCGCCCTCGCCGACGGCGTCATCGGCTGGGGCGGCCTCGCCCACCTGGAGCGCCGTCGCCGCGCCGCCGAGGTGCGCCTCGGCGCCGGCCGCGACGACGCCCACGACCCGGACGACGAGCAGGCCGGGACCGGTACCGACAGGGCGCGCGTGCTGCGGGGCGGCCTCCTGGTCGCCGCCGCCACTCTGGTCTCCCTGCTGGCCCTCGCCGTCACCCTGATGCCGCGCGGGGGTACCGGTGACGTCGCCGCGGCCCCCGCCGACCCCGCCGCCCGCCGGCCGGTGGCCGACCCCCGCCCCTCCCTGCCGGTCCTCACCCGCGCGCCCGACGGGCCGGAGCCGTCCTCCCCGAGGCCGACGGACGGGGAGCCCTCCGCCCCGCCGTCCGCGCCCGAGGGTCCCGACCCGGAACCCCAGGGCTCGACCCGCACCTCGGCGAGGACCACGCCGACGCCCCGCGAGAGCCCCCGGCCGGCCTGCCACGTCACCTACGACCTCGTGGGCCAGTGGCCCGACGGCTTCCAGGCCGCCGTCACCGTCACCACCGAGCAGGCCCTCGACGACTGGCGCGTCGCCTTCACCTTCCGCGACGGCCAGCGGGTCGGCCAGATGTGGGACGCGAACGTCTCCCAGGACGGCTCCCGCGTCACCGCCACCGCCGCCGACTACAACCAAACCGTCCCCGCCGACGGCAGCCTGGCCTTCGGCTTCATCGCCTCCTGGCGCGGCAGGAACTCCCCGGCGCACGACTTCACGCTGAACGGCCGGGAGTGCACGCGGACCTGAGCGGAGCCCGGGTGCGGAAAACACGTTGACGGGCCACCGCGCGGCCCGGTTAGAGTGACGGCGCAACCGGCAGTGGCCTTCGGGGCCGCCGCCGTACAGCCGTGTGTTTATGAAGGAGGTGTCGACCGATGACTGTCGCCGTGCCGGGCGCTGCCCGCATCCCGTCGTTCATCACGTCCACCTCCGTGGCCACCGGCTGACACACTCACGCTTTCGCGCGCGTCGTCGCACCCGCGCCCGCCGGGGCCACCCTTGTGAAGGGTCTCCCTGTTGTCTTCGTTGTCTTCCAGCACGACTCTCGCCGCACTCGCTCCCTACGGCTGGGACGAGGCCTGGGCGGACGAGTTCGCCCCGTACGCGTCCGAAGGGCTGCTGCCCGGGCGGGTGGTCCGGGTCGACCGCGGTCAGTGCGACGTGGTCACCGCCGGCGGAGTGCTGCGCGCCGACACCGCCTTCGTCACGCCGCACGACCCGCTGCGGGTCGTGTGCACCGGCGACTGGGTCGCCG
This region of Streptomyces chromofuscus genomic DNA includes:
- a CDS encoding glycoside hydrolase family 2 TIM barrel-domain containing protein, translated to MSLRTTTPSAGYVEDVAPGRGALPPRARYASDAARLSLNGDWRFRLSPTADAEDDSFAEPGYDAGAWPQVAVPGHWVLQGHGAPAYTNHLYPFPVDPPHVPTDNPTGDHLRHFDLPDGWPETGDAVLRFDGVESCARVWLNGTELGEFKGSRLPHEFEVAQLLKRVGNVLAVRVHQWSAGSYLEDQDQWWLPGIFRDVTLLHRPVGGARDFFVHASYDHLTGEGTLRVDSDVPGRVTVPELSVDIATGEPVTVAVEPWTAETPRLYEGVLATEGERVALRVGFRTVALEDGLIKVNGRSVLFKGVNRHEWHPERGRALDVETMRADVLLMKRHNVNAVRTSHYPPHPAFLDLCDEYGLWVVDECDLETHGFVTQSWRDNPCDDDRWTPALLDRAARMVERDKNHPSVVVWSLGNEAGTGRGLTAMAEWIHGRDDSRLVHYEGDVDCRDTDVYSRMYAPHAEVDRIGRGLDGGTHKRRALPFILCEYGHAMGNGPGGLADYQRIFESHDRLQGGFVWEWIDHGVAHPELGFAYGGDFGEELHDGNFVCDGLVFPDRTPSPGLTEFKKVIEPVRIDGDGPSGAVRVTNTHDFADLSALAFEWSYQVDGETAESGPLSVPPLTPGESADVKLPAPPDAPTGAETQWTVRALLARDTPWGERGHEVAWAQLPVGRRESVVPAATASPAADGPLLRLGPAAFDARTGALRAVGGVEVTGLRLDVWRAPTDNDEGAPWQPDARYGPLWRRLGLHRMQHRLDGVEVGGDALTVRTRVAPAAAEVALRTVYRWTADGNRLRLCVSVTPEGDWQLPLPRLGIRFGLASADRVTWFGGGPGEAYPDTKAASKLGRWRSTVDAMQTPYVRPQENGARADVRWAELGGLRVDGDPEFWLTARRWTTEQLDAARHLTDLTPGGTVWVNLDHGQMGIGSQSCGPGALPQYHLHARPSTFSFVFTPTG
- a CDS encoding cellulose-binding domain-containing protein — protein: MPDPPTPQDATEAALFSECWDTVLSYADLCTAGSAAATQLAREAFARGMREARTTDSPQHRNAGRRPPRLPRTPLLLTAVRTTAADWETQGHGHRLDPELRLWLHSDGAARHTGPPLRRPLALRALRDMQGPDAELLWLAEVEALPLSVVARRLGLDPAGAAGELTHVRSLFRDRCLRAHLDTPMDPQCRTYARLLDAVTRTPVADTPDDLSRHLARCVPCAEAAACLRLPGGGLPGALADGVIGWGGLAHLERRRRAAEVRLGAGRDDAHDPDDEQAGTGTDRARVLRGGLLVAAATLVSLLALAVTLMPRGGTGDVAAAPADPAARRPVADPRPSLPVLTRAPDGPEPSSPRPTDGEPSAPPSAPEGPDPEPQGSTRTSARTTPTPRESPRPACHVTYDLVGQWPDGFQAAVTVTTEQALDDWRVAFTFRDGQRVGQMWDANVSQDGSRVTATAADYNQTVPADGSLAFGFIASWRGRNSPAHDFTLNGRECTRT
- a CDS encoding FAD-binding protein, producing the protein MTGTVTNWAGNITYAAKEVHRPHSLDALRSLVAAGPRVRVLGSGHSFNEVADPGPEGVLLSLDALPPGIDVDTTARTVRVSGGVRYAELARRVHARGLALANMASLPHISVAGSVATGTHGSGVGNAPLAAAVREVELITADGTTVSVARGEERFGGAVTSLGALGVVTALTLDLEPAFEVEQHVFTELPLTGLDFEAVMAVAYSVSLFTDWREPGFRQVWVKRRTDRPMPGFPWAAPARRALHPVPGMPAVNCTQQFGVPGPWHERLPHFRAEFTPSSGAELQSEYLMPRSRAVDALHALDAIRTVLAPVVQTCEVRTVAADAQWLSPAYGRDSVAVHFTWVPDTAAVLPVVRRVEEALDAFDARPHWGKVFALPGAVVRERFPRLADFRRLTRELDPAGTFRNAFLRGVLDD
- a CDS encoding radical SAM protein; translation: MSSRTALVEDLMERFPHVPREAVFKEDLLRGGVAFDPSALSDNEGGEVKPKSYFIFSFDHGTLPELGEAALRRPPEEIILTGGPYDLRRTVVSVRVNPSSPYRVAADDQGVLGLYLDGRRIADVGVPPMPEYYRHKLANGKSVMEVAPTIQWGYLIYLTVFRVCQYFGAKEECQYCDINHNWRQHKAAGRPYTGVKDVEEVLEALEIIDRYDTAKASTAYTLTGGAITKTVSGRDEADFYGHYAKAIEERFPGRWIGKVVAQALPRDDVQRFKDYGVQIYHPNYEVWDEYLFKMYCPGKERYVGRDEWHRRILDSAEVFGARNVIPNFVAGVEMAEPFGFKTVDEAIASTTEGLRFFMSHGITPRFTTWCPEPTTPLGKANPQGAPLEYHIRLLEAYRATMDDFGLTSPPGYGPPGPGRAVFSVSSFMDSLPALEEQEEPRPAPHAAKA